A genomic region of Candidatus Paceibacterota bacterium contains the following coding sequences:
- a CDS encoding DMT family transporter gives MDVSVGIGLAFVAMLCWGFGDFLIQKSTRKVGDWETLFVICGFGALILLPFVWRDLPAILSGDGRSLLILLGTGIILFIAALFDFEALKKGKLAVVEPIWSLEVPAAAILAFLILDESITLTQGFLIAALIIGLILVSIHTEHSLKKFLLEKGVLIAFFAAFIMGAANFFYGWGARVSDPLMINFFVNVFVTVATTIYLVATKKFGKTLKDAISYRSVLLPMSIFDNAAWIAFAFAMSLAPIAIATALSESYILVAVILGLAVNRERIDLHQKFGLVIALISAIILAVVTV, from the coding sequence ATGGATGTTTCAGTAGGAATCGGCTTGGCTTTTGTGGCGATGCTTTGTTGGGGGTTTGGTGACTTTCTGATTCAAAAATCTACTCGGAAAGTCGGGGACTGGGAAACTCTCTTTGTGATTTGCGGTTTCGGCGCATTAATTTTGCTGCCATTTGTTTGGCGCGATTTGCCGGCGATTTTATCCGGTGACGGGAGGTCACTCCTGATTTTGCTTGGTACGGGCATAATTCTGTTCATCGCGGCGTTGTTCGATTTTGAAGCGTTGAAAAAGGGTAAATTGGCGGTAGTTGAGCCAATCTGGTCACTTGAGGTGCCGGCGGCCGCAATCTTAGCATTCCTGATTTTGGACGAGAGTATCACTTTAACTCAAGGCTTTCTGATTGCAGCATTAATTATCGGTCTGATCTTGGTCTCAATTCACACCGAGCATTCGCTTAAGAAATTCCTACTTGAGAAAGGAGTTCTAATCGCATTTTTTGCGGCATTTATAATGGGTGCAGCTAACTTTTTCTATGGCTGGGGCGCTCGGGTCTCCGATCCTCTGATGATTAATTTTTTCGTGAATGTCTTTGTGACAGTTGCGACAACAATCTATCTGGTAGCCACCAAGAAGTTTGGCAAGACTCTTAAAGATGCAATTTCCTATCGAAGTGTGCTTTTGCCAATGTCGATTTTTGATAATGCGGCATGGATTGCTTTTGCTTTTGCAATGAGTCTTGCGCCGATTGCGATCGCCACTGCACTTTCTGAGAGTTATATTTTAGTTGCCGTGATTTTGGGCTTGGCAGTAAACAGGGAGCGTATTGATTTGCATCAAAAATTTGGCTTAGTGATTGCTTTGATTTCTGCGATTATTCTCGCCGTCGTGACCGTTTAA
- a CDS encoding MBL fold metallo-hydrolase — MKTAYLAPTEKLSLTNDGNLEVFFIGTGSAFARKHFQTNLLLIKGKEHLMVDFGMTGPLALATTARLDHGEINNLLISHSHADHIGGLECLALNRRYVGIPFQKRPKLKMIITEAYQEVLWDRSLRGGMEWNEEEENSHKRLCFTDFFDPIRPGWLKKQPREVYEVNFGGMHIEMFRTKHIPDKAPDWQASFVSFGLFIDGHVFISMDTRFDEDLIHEYADRSSVMFHDVQFFPGAVHAPLAELRTLPPEVKAKMHLMHYADNWETQDITGFAGWVEQGVRYIF; from the coding sequence ATGAAAACCGCATATCTCGCGCCTACGGAAAAGTTGTCCCTCACCAATGACGGTAATCTTGAAGTGTTTTTCATCGGCACCGGCTCGGCCTTTGCCAGAAAGCATTTCCAGACCAACCTCCTACTCATCAAAGGAAAAGAACACCTCATGGTGGACTTCGGGATGACCGGGCCTTTGGCCTTAGCCACGACCGCCCGTCTCGACCACGGGGAGATTAACAACCTCCTCATCAGCCACTCGCACGCCGACCACATCGGCGGTCTCGAGTGCCTCGCCCTCAATCGGCGCTATGTCGGTATCCCCTTCCAGAAGCGACCGAAGCTCAAGATGATAATCACCGAGGCCTATCAAGAAGTCTTGTGGGACCGGAGCCTGCGGGGCGGAATGGAGTGGAACGAGGAAGAAGAGAATTCGCACAAACGGTTGTGCTTCACCGACTTCTTTGATCCGATCCGACCCGGTTGGCTCAAGAAGCAACCGCGCGAAGTTTACGAAGTGAACTTCGGCGGCATGCACATTGAGATGTTCCGGACCAAGCACATTCCTGACAAGGCACCCGATTGGCAAGCCTCGTTCGTGAGCTTCGGACTCTTCATTGACGGTCATGTGTTCATCTCGATGGACACCCGTTTTGACGAAGACCTGATTCACGAATACGCTGACCGTTCGAGCGTCATGTTCCATGATGTGCAATTCTTCCCCGGCGCAGTTCACGCCCCTTTGGCCGAACTACGGACCTTGCCTCCTGAGGTCAAAGCGAAGATGCACTTGATGCACTATGCCGACAACTGGGAAACCCAGGATATCACTGGCTTCGCCGGTTGGGTCGAGCAAGGTGTTCGGTATATCTTCTAG
- a CDS encoding helix-turn-helix domain-containing protein: MKKPTDKELVELISKLGFSPKAAKLYLASLELGEATVQDLARQAKVERTTAYYTLQELKEAGAIFETKRNKKVFFLPEMPRNLLRNTREKLLDFEDGLEELEERKHAIYRKPRIYFLYGASGFKHVWDMIFKSEEKEFRIITEGYSFLDFVKEKYILDEIIKNKKKLGIKSRQIITDSPYGRDIVAKDTQENRESRILPSRIKVPFTELIAADFVAFISPRWDNTLFVIENENFAETRRNLFEALWGTLPNPYNKFGEPE, from the coding sequence ATGAAAAAACCAACTGATAAAGAGCTAGTGGAACTCATCAGTAAGCTCGGCTTCTCGCCCAAAGCCGCCAAACTTTATTTAGCTTCACTCGAATTGGGCGAAGCCACAGTTCAGGACTTGGCCAGACAAGCCAAGGTTGAAAGAACCACTGCCTATTACACGCTTCAAGAGCTCAAAGAAGCCGGTGCAATCTTTGAGACCAAGCGTAATAAAAAAGTTTTCTTCTTGCCGGAGATGCCACGCAATCTTTTACGGAACACTCGCGAGAAACTTTTGGACTTTGAAGATGGTCTGGAAGAGTTGGAGGAGAGAAAGCACGCTATTTATCGTAAGCCGAGAATTTATTTTCTCTACGGCGCCAGCGGTTTCAAGCATGTCTGGGATATGATTTTTAAATCGGAAGAAAAGGAGTTTCGGATTATCACCGAAGGTTATAGCTTTTTGGATTTCGTCAAGGAGAAGTACATTTTGGATGAAATAATTAAAAACAAAAAGAAACTGGGCATTAAAAGCCGACAGATTATTACCGACTCGCCTTACGGCCGAGATATTGTGGCCAAAGACACGCAGGAGAATAGGGAATCAAGGATTTTGCCGAGCCGGATCAAGGTGCCCTTTACCGAGCTCATCGCCGCCGACTTCGTGGCCTTTATCTCACCGCGCTGGGACAATACTCTCTTTGTGATCGAAAATGAGAACTTTGCCGAAACCCGCCGCAACCTCTTCGAGGCGCTTTGGGGCACTTTGCCTAATCCGTATAATAAATTTGGCGAGCCAGAGTAA
- a CDS encoding histidine phosphatase family protein — MTTIIFEAHGTTFDNEAHLASGHNDVALSPLGIQQSKEMGERYKDDHFDAIFCSDLQRAYKSAEIGFGSKWQIIKDARLRECNYGDLTQHPGEEVGKEKPLRIKTAFPGGESYEQTTARMKSFLEDLSRNYPGKRVMIIGHRATQYGLENLINHVPLEKLVAADFKWQPGWKYVLR; from the coding sequence ATGACAACGATAATTTTTGAAGCGCACGGAACAACCTTTGATAATGAAGCCCATTTGGCTTCTGGGCATAATGATGTGGCCCTTTCGCCACTCGGTATTCAGCAGTCAAAAGAAATGGGGGAAAGGTACAAGGACGATCATTTTGATGCGATATTTTGTTCAGATTTGCAGCGGGCGTACAAAAGTGCAGAGATTGGTTTTGGTAGCAAGTGGCAAATTATAAAAGATGCTAGACTCCGCGAGTGTAATTATGGTGATTTAACCCAACACCCCGGTGAAGAGGTTGGTAAGGAGAAACCCCTTAGAATTAAAACTGCTTTCCCTGGTGGCGAAAGTTACGAGCAAACGACGGCGCGAATGAAATCATTTCTTGAGGATCTCTCAAGGAATTATCCCGGAAAGAGAGTCATGATTATCGGTCACAGGGCGACACAGTATGGTTTGGAAAATCTAATAAACCATGTCCCACTTGAGAAACTTGTGGCCGCCGATTTTAAATGGCAGCCTGGCTGGAAGTATGTGCTAAGGTAA
- a CDS encoding Type 1 glutamine amidotransferase-like domain-containing protein: MKLFLASSLNESAVLLPKVLHLDLNGKKVLFSANAADDYKTDKWWVRADREAFIKLGAEVVDIDFRSLSRDDFLAHLKGSFAIHFCGGSVLYLISLLKEKDFVGLLVDAVKKEKIIYSGTSAGSMIVSKDLILSKLDSDEKAYLDRVKDYSGLGLVDFMVIPHTDNASFAESNAEMVKALPEYPQALILLNDKQVAWVQDGKVEILSA; encoded by the coding sequence ATGAAACTATTTCTCGCCTCATCGTTAAACGAAAGTGCAGTCCTCTTGCCCAAAGTTTTACATTTGGACTTGAATGGTAAGAAGGTTTTGTTTAGCGCCAATGCGGCCGATGACTATAAAACCGATAAATGGTGGGTTAGGGCAGATCGGGAAGCTTTTATTAAACTTGGTGCTGAAGTCGTTGATATAGATTTTCGCTCGCTAAGTCGGGATGATTTTCTTGCGCACCTAAAAGGCTCTTTTGCGATTCACTTTTGTGGTGGTAGTGTCTTATATCTGATTTCTTTGCTCAAGGAAAAAGATTTTGTTGGTTTGTTAGTCGACGCAGTGAAGAAGGAAAAGATTATTTACTCTGGCACCAGTGCGGGTTCAATGATTGTTTCTAAAGATTTAATTTTGTCTAAGCTCGACTCGGATGAGAAGGCATATCTAGACAGGGTTAAGGATTATTCCGGTCTGGGGCTTGTAGATTTTATGGTTATTCCACATACCGATAATGCCAGTTTTGCCGAATCAAATGCAGAAATGGTTAAGGCTTTGCCCGAATATCCTCAAGCTCTCATTTTGTTAAATGATAAGCAAGTGGCCTGGGTCCAAGACGGTAAGGTTGAAATTTTGTCGGCTTGA
- a CDS encoding HAD-IIB family hydrolase, translating to MKPNLEIVAFDLDDTLTLSRAPLDEEMAELLCRLLAIKKVAVISGASFEQFKKQFIGRLTCVDLNLKNLLILPTSGASLYGYDGEWKQIYSHNLSEAERQKIFSAFDQVFKDTNFEMPEKIYGALVEDRGSQVTFSGLGSEAPLTLKTSWDPTHERRKKLAEALKKYLPDFAVSIGGATSIDVTKRGIDKAYGLQQLLGYAHLKPENLLYVGDALFPGGNDASVLGLGVEVASVGEPGLEDTKQLITSLL from the coding sequence ATGAAGCCTAATCTGGAAATTGTCGCTTTTGATTTGGATGACACCTTAACCTTGAGTCGTGCACCACTTGATGAAGAGATGGCCGAGCTTTTGTGTCGGCTTTTGGCAATTAAGAAGGTAGCGGTGATTTCCGGCGCGTCTTTCGAGCAATTCAAAAAGCAATTTATCGGGCGACTGACTTGTGTTGATCTAAATTTGAAAAATTTGCTGATTCTACCGACGAGTGGTGCCAGTCTCTATGGCTATGATGGCGAATGGAAGCAAATTTATTCTCACAATCTTTCCGAAGCAGAAAGGCAAAAGATTTTTTCCGCTTTCGATCAGGTTTTCAAGGACACCAATTTTGAAATGCCGGAAAAGATTTATGGCGCCTTGGTAGAGGATCGTGGTTCGCAGGTGACTTTCTCCGGTTTGGGAAGTGAGGCACCACTAACTTTGAAGACATCTTGGGACCCAACTCATGAAAGACGGAAAAAGTTGGCCGAAGCCTTGAAGAAATACTTGCCGGATTTTGCCGTGAGTATCGGCGGGGCGACTTCTATTGATGTGACAAAAAGGGGGATTGATAAGGCCTACGGCTTACAACAACTCCTCGGGTACGCTCATTTAAAGCCGGAAAATCTGCTTTATGTTGGAGATGCCTTGTTTCCGGGTGGCAACGACGCTTCGGTTTTAGGTCTTGGGGTAGAGGTGGCTTCGGTTGGTGAGCCCGGTCTTGAGGATACCAAGCAGTTAATCACCAGTCTCTTGTAG
- a CDS encoding phosphomannose isomerase type II C-terminal cupin domain has product MTPFTEKRPWGEFRQFTLNEPVTVKTILVKKGEALSLQNHHLRTEFWKIISGHPEVTIGEKIFSAKAGDEFTVGIKTNHKIEAPKDEVLLLEISSGEFKEDDIVRLSDKYGRA; this is encoded by the coding sequence ATGACACCTTTTACAGAAAAGCGTCCTTGGGGCGAGTTTCGACAGTTTACATTAAATGAGCCGGTGACGGTTAAAACCATTTTGGTTAAAAAGGGTGAGGCTTTAAGTTTGCAGAACCATCACCTAAGAACCGAATTTTGGAAAATAATTTCTGGCCATCCCGAGGTGACTATCGGTGAAAAAATCTTTTCAGCCAAAGCTGGTGACGAATTTACCGTGGGGATTAAGACTAATCACAAAATTGAGGCACCTAAAGACGAAGTTTTGTTGTTGGAGATTTCAAGTGGGGAATTCAAAGAGGACGATATTGTCCGCTTGAGTGACAAATATGGCCGGGCATAA